The Desulfobulbus propionicus DSM 2032 DNA segment CGCCAGCCGCGCGCCCAGAGCAAAGGCCCGCTGGCAATCCTCGGGAAAGGCTTCGGTCCGGCGTGCCATCTTGTGGGCCGGGTCCATGTACTCCATCACCACCTTGGAATAGTCGGCGAACTGGCAGGTATCAAAGCAGCAGAGGATTTCCGCCGCTGTACCGAAGTTGCGGCTCAGGGCGCCCTGGGTGGCGTTGAACATCGCCTCGTAGCCGATCTGGCGGCTCAGCTCCTCGGTGACGTTCATGGTGAGGATGACCGCGCTGGGCACCGTTCGCGGGAAAATCGAGCGCGGCGGCTGGCTGTAGACCAGCGGCGCGAACAGCAGCCGTTCAAAAAAAGAGCGCATCTCGCCGCTCATCTGCCCGAAATAGATCGGCGAACCGAGGATGAGGGCATCGACCTCGGTTTCGATTTTTTCCAGAATGGGACGTAACTCGTCTTGCATGGCGCAGCGACCGTTGCTCGGGCCGCCGATCATCTTGCAGGCAAAGCAGCTGGTGCAGCCCTTGTAGGTGAGGTCATAGAGATGAACCAGTTCGGTGACCGCCCCTTGTGAGGCGGCCCCTTCCAGCGCCTTTTTCAGCAGGGTGGCGGTATTCCATGTCTTTCTTGGACTGCCGTTGATGGCCAGGACCTTCATTGTCGGTGTTCTCCGTGTTATCGTGCTCGATTGTTTGCGGCCAGGGGGGCGGTGGATTGGCGACGCGGCGCTCGGGTGGGGTCTCTCAGACGAATTTGAGATTGGCCGTCACCCAGTGGGCCGCATTGGCGTAGACCTCGTTGTCCGCGCCGATGACCACGTAGTCGGGATGGCGCACCTCGATCTCGCCCTCGCGGGTCGCCAGCACCGCCACCACGCCCGGAGGCACCTGTACCAGCCGGCTGCGCGCCTTCTTGCGGTAGCGGCCGGGCGAGGCTTCTTCGTAGGTGGCGGCCAGGACCGTTTTCTTGATCGGGTATTCCTCGCCCGAATCCTGGATGACCACCATATCCTCTCCCGCTGTCCCGGTCAAGGTTCCCCAGGAGGTGACAAAGGTCTCGACGCCCCTGGGCTCGCGGATGGCCACGGTGGTGGTGCGGACCGCCTCGCGCGGCGGGCCCCACGCGGCCGGGATGTGACCGCCGTGGGC contains these protein-coding regions:
- a CDS encoding flavodoxin family protein, producing the protein MKVLAINGSPRKTWNTATLLKKALEGAASQGAVTELVHLYDLTYKGCTSCFACKMIGGPSNGRCAMQDELRPILEKIETEVDALILGSPIYFGQMSGEMRSFFERLLFAPLVYSQPPRSIFPRTVPSAVILTMNVTEELSRQIGYEAMFNATQGALSRNFGTAAEILCCFDTCQFADYSKVVMEYMDPAHKMARRTEAFPEDCQRAFALGARLAGGS